One genomic region from Bacteroidota bacterium encodes:
- a CDS encoding CBS domain-containing protein, which produces MKISASIYSTQDPLDEVIRTLDAHRIELFHVDCNDEVRVFDDIRRIREISSTPVDLHIITSEPEKYFPLLEATPVEFVTFQHENLPGPLHIPASLRGIKPPHASHTRFGLAITAASEIEVFDAVKDDYDFILMMATIPGKSGGAFNKDIFRKIRAFRRRHPAKRIHVDGGVNGEVSFILRNMGVYASVSGSFLFKGPSVGMALLSLKTLEHESHFLVKDFMLNTDEIPLSPPGSRSFQQLLQTIEDWQMGFTICTTADGILEGIVSNADVRKAILRNVHNLHQLSDSELMNRNPVFVSEEASVVELLRLIKSKQFPVSYLPVTNAQGKVTGALTFFNLVKGEA; this is translated from the coding sequence ATGAAAATTTCTGCCTCCATTTATTCCACACAAGATCCGCTCGACGAGGTGATCCGCACACTCGATGCACACCGCATTGAACTTTTCCATGTGGACTGCAACGACGAGGTGCGCGTGTTTGACGATATACGCCGCATCCGCGAAATTTCATCCACGCCGGTTGATCTGCACATCATCACCTCCGAGCCGGAAAAGTACTTCCCGCTGCTAGAAGCCACGCCGGTGGAGTTTGTCACCTTTCAGCATGAAAACCTGCCGGGGCCGCTGCATATTCCGGCCTCGCTGCGCGGCATAAAACCGCCGCATGCTTCACACACCCGCTTTGGGCTGGCCATTACGGCCGCAAGTGAAATTGAGGTGTTTGATGCGGTGAAAGACGATTACGATTTTATTCTGATGATGGCCACCATTCCGGGCAAAAGCGGCGGGGCCTTCAACAAAGATATTTTCCGCAAAATACGCGCGTTCCGTCGCCGCCATCCGGCCAAGCGCATTCATGTGGATGGTGGTGTGAACGGCGAAGTATCGTTCATTCTGCGCAACATGGGCGTGTATGCCTCGGTGTCGGGCTCGTTTTTGTTTAAAGGGCCGAGTGTGGGCATGGCGCTGCTTTCGCTCAAAACACTTGAGCATGAATCGCACTTTCTGGTGAAGGATTTCATGCTCAATACCGACGAAATTCCGCTTTCGCCGCCCGGCAGCCGCAGCTTTCAGCAGTTGCTGCAAACTATTGAAGACTGGCAGATGGGCTTTACCATCTGCACCACTGCCGATGGCATACTCGAAGGCATTGTGAGCAACGCCGATGTGCGCAAAGCCATTCTGCGCAACGTACACAACCTGCACCAGCTCAGCGACAGCGAACTCATGAACCGCAACCCGGTGTTTGTGAGCGAAGAGGCTTCGGTGGTGGAACTGCTGCGGCTTATCAAATCAAAACAATTCCCGGTGAGTTATCTTCCTGTTACCAATGCACAAGGCAAAGTAACCGG